In Phaeobacter gallaeciensis DSM 26640, a genomic segment contains:
- the nusG gene encoding transcription termination/antitermination protein NusG produces the protein MHNEWNIGDPWPFRSSRGIVGNPCEPVWHALITPPQKEAETARKLENAGCEVQYPTEERVRHVAGKKHVRIAPILPGIIYVKFSYEPHWDVMRRRKVVIGVFSRYGRPVALSDDDVMGVMGLPTQAEKQRAEALAAVMPAPGGRAVLTSGPFSGFMVDVVAVEKGRVWYEMITAIGVVRGEDDSGMVQRVAQ, from the coding sequence ATGCACAATGAGTGGAATATCGGCGACCCTTGGCCGTTCAGATCATCGCGCGGGATCGTGGGGAACCCCTGCGAGCCAGTATGGCACGCGCTGATCACGCCCCCACAGAAGGAAGCGGAGACCGCACGCAAGCTTGAGAATGCAGGGTGCGAGGTTCAGTATCCAACCGAGGAGCGCGTACGGCACGTGGCGGGCAAGAAACATGTCCGAATAGCGCCAATCCTCCCCGGCATTATTTATGTAAAATTCAGCTATGAGCCTCATTGGGATGTGATGCGTAGGCGTAAGGTAGTCATCGGCGTTTTCTCTCGCTATGGGCGCCCGGTTGCGTTGAGCGATGATGATGTCATGGGGGTAATGGGCTTACCCACGCAGGCGGAGAAACAACGCGCGGAGGCTTTGGCTGCTGTAATGCCCGCGCCAGGTGGCAGAGCTGTACTGACCTCAGGGCCGTTCAGCGGGTTCATGGTGGATGTGGTAGCTGTCGAGAAAGGCCGTGTCTGGTACGAAATGATCACTGCCATTGGCGTTGTGCGCGGCGAGGATGACAGTGGCATGGTACAACGAGTTGCGCAGTAA
- a CDS encoding HNH endonuclease yields MCCQPIPASLRGKTGKRAAVVDHLRPWRLRPDLAFQLTNLALVCSGCHLTHCASIEAAHAGDAELIAQAKERIGQEW; encoded by the coding sequence ATGTGCTGCCAGCCGATACCGGCAAGCCTCCGGGGTAAGACAGGCAAGCGCGCCGCCGTGGTGGATCACCTCCGCCCATGGCGCCTCCGCCCGGATCTGGCGTTCCAACTTACGAACCTCGCGCTGGTTTGCTCCGGTTGCCACCTCACTCATTGCGCATCAATCGAAGCTGCCCACGCAGGCGATGCTGAGCTGATCGCTCAGGCCAAGGAGCGTATCGGGCAGGAGTGGTGA
- a CDS encoding P27 family phage terminase small subunit, with the protein MAQIPRPRYGDIFAGHDEGGSIAEQACVLWEEYKADLEARGLWNRARARTLDRLVRMTAEYLHYQPLAVANGPVRDSKDGGQYADMLWSQVKNMADQIAKLEKSLTLTPESVGAKTEAPLKPAAKTPADEFLGAH; encoded by the coding sequence ATGGCCCAAATTCCGCGCCCTCGATACGGTGATATTTTCGCTGGCCACGACGAGGGTGGCAGTATCGCCGAACAGGCTTGCGTTCTCTGGGAGGAGTACAAAGCTGATCTTGAGGCTAGAGGCCTGTGGAATCGGGCGCGGGCTCGTACGCTTGACCGTCTGGTCCGGATGACTGCCGAGTATTTGCACTATCAACCCCTGGCGGTCGCGAACGGGCCGGTTCGCGATAGTAAGGATGGCGGGCAGTATGCCGACATGCTTTGGTCTCAGGTAAAAAATATGGCTGACCAAATCGCCAAGCTGGAAAAATCTTTGACCCTCACGCCTGAGAGCGTCGGCGCAAAGACAGAGGCTCCGTTGAAACCTGCAGCAAAGACACCGGCGGATGAGTTCCTCGGAGCGCATTGA
- a CDS encoding terminase large subunit gives MSSSERIDQTTQYARDVIAGKVIAGEFVRAQCKRHLDDLKQAHRRELTWDVDQAERAIRFFPAMLSITEGAKEGEPFTLLPWHLFVVGSIFGWRTADGFIRFRFVWLETGKGQAKSPLMAAIGIYLSGFYGRKRAEVYCIGETKDTARVMFRDAVAMLRAPIPGKEGMTLEDAAYVIRGTGDLAYSVEHAKSGSFMRPIANNDSVSGPKPILVAGDEIHEMKTNKAIEMWRAAVTKKHGDSILMLGTNTPSADQQVGTDYSEFCQKVVTGDFTDDSVFAYIARVDEGDDPLNDESCWIKALPALGLTYPIDNVRKLVVTAKQQISTQLTTKRLYFGIPVGTAGFWTSEQAWKEVQGAVDEKAMRGRKAHLALDLSEKNDLTALTAAWEGEKIEVKNWYWTREFEVEERSTADAIPYRELEEANLIEITPGRVIDYSFIAAKIIEFCGRHDVVQMAIDSAHMEKLCEAFDTAGFSYWIEEGDDKTGSGLKVVRHKQGHSVSFDAKFLCMPTSITQLEDHMLKGTVVIDRNKLTSICARNAIIREDGFSNRMFDKSRSRGRIDGVVTLAMAVGSATAAMKDKTSVYEARGILSF, from the coding sequence ATGAGTTCCTCGGAGCGCATTGATCAGACAACGCAATATGCGCGTGACGTTATTGCAGGAAAAGTCATCGCTGGAGAGTTTGTCAGAGCACAGTGCAAGCGCCATCTAGATGATCTAAAGCAAGCACATAGGCGTGAATTGACTTGGGATGTCGACCAGGCTGAGCGGGCCATTCGTTTTTTCCCGGCGATGCTATCGATCACTGAGGGTGCAAAGGAGGGCGAACCGTTCACCCTGTTGCCGTGGCACCTGTTTGTTGTCGGGTCGATCTTCGGGTGGCGAACGGCGGATGGCTTTATTCGGTTCAGATTTGTGTGGTTAGAGACCGGCAAGGGGCAGGCCAAGTCGCCGTTGATGGCGGCGATTGGAATCTATCTCAGCGGGTTTTATGGGCGCAAGCGCGCTGAGGTTTATTGCATCGGAGAGACCAAAGACACCGCTCGGGTCATGTTTCGCGATGCTGTGGCGATGCTGCGGGCACCAATACCAGGCAAGGAGGGCATGACGCTTGAAGACGCGGCCTACGTGATCCGTGGAACTGGAGATCTCGCCTATAGCGTGGAGCACGCAAAGAGCGGATCCTTCATGCGGCCTATCGCAAACAACGACAGCGTTTCTGGACCAAAGCCGATACTCGTGGCCGGTGACGAAATCCACGAGATGAAGACCAACAAGGCCATCGAGATGTGGCGGGCGGCCGTTACGAAGAAGCACGGCGACAGCATCTTGATGCTTGGCACCAATACCCCAAGTGCAGATCAGCAGGTCGGTACAGACTACAGCGAGTTTTGCCAAAAGGTTGTAACCGGCGATTTCACAGATGACAGTGTCTTCGCATATATCGCCAGAGTCGATGAAGGCGATGACCCTTTGAACGACGAAAGCTGCTGGATTAAGGCGCTGCCAGCTCTGGGCCTGACATACCCCATCGACAATGTGCGCAAGCTGGTCGTTACAGCCAAGCAGCAGATCAGCACGCAACTGACGACCAAGCGCCTTTATTTCGGGATCCCTGTTGGCACGGCAGGATTCTGGACGTCTGAGCAGGCATGGAAGGAAGTTCAAGGCGCCGTTGATGAGAAGGCCATGCGAGGTCGCAAAGCGCATCTGGCGCTTGATCTGTCAGAGAAAAACGACCTGACCGCGCTAACAGCCGCGTGGGAGGGGGAAAAGATCGAGGTCAAGAACTGGTATTGGACGCGTGAATTTGAGGTCGAAGAGCGTTCCACTGCCGATGCAATTCCTTACCGTGAACTGGAAGAAGCGAACCTGATCGAAATCACGCCAGGACGCGTGATTGATTACAGCTTCATCGCGGCCAAGATCATTGAATTCTGTGGCCGCCATGATGTGGTGCAGATGGCAATCGACAGCGCACATATGGAAAAGCTCTGCGAAGCCTTCGACACCGCCGGATTTAGCTACTGGATCGAAGAGGGTGACGACAAGACGGGCTCCGGCCTCAAGGTCGTGCGCCATAAACAGGGTCACAGCGTGAGCTTTGACGCCAAATTTCTCTGCATGCCAACCTCGATCACACAGCTTGAAGACCACATGCTCAAAGGCACAGTAGTCATCGACCGGAACAAATTGACCAGCATTTGCGCCCGCAACGCAATCATCCGCGAAGACGGGTTCAGCAACCGCATGTTCGACAAATCGAGATCGCGGGGCCGGATCGATGGGGTTGTCACCTTGGCAATGGCAGTCGGATCGGCAACGGCGGCGATGAAAGACAAGACCAGCGTCTATGAGGCGCGCGGCATTTTGAGTTTCTGA
- a CDS encoding phage portal protein: MGIFDRFRLKGRDQERGLDTKAMTGDGMSFSGLNDPALYEFIRGGTTSATASGVSVSAKTALKNTAVLRSVSLLSFSIGMLPLHLKDKVTKENAVHPVHQLLHRRPNAWQTAYEFRAVMQQRALTEGDAFALKVRSGRRIIQLVPLVNCKPTQNSDWSLSYTVTRKDGGKVTYSQDDILHLRYGLSDDGFTGLSLVKQAAEAIGLALSAERAAARMFSKGMIVDGVLRHPNQISPEVFERLKASMQEAEGAENAHKWKILEEGMDMTPFQAPGRDAQGLEQRQHQIEEIARVFGVPRPLLMMDETSWGSGIDVLGQFFVRYSLNPWFEAWQQAIERDLLTEAEADRYEAKFNAGGLLRGSMKDQADFFAKGLGSGGHQPWLHPDEPRAWMDLPQRHDLPEPMGAKKGASNEHSQTS, encoded by the coding sequence ATGGGCATCTTTGACCGTTTCCGCCTCAAGGGCCGGGATCAAGAACGCGGGTTGGACACAAAGGCGATGACAGGCGACGGTATGTCGTTCTCTGGCCTCAATGACCCCGCGTTATACGAGTTCATCCGTGGTGGAACAACTTCGGCTACGGCATCTGGTGTGTCCGTTTCAGCGAAGACGGCTCTCAAAAATACCGCAGTGCTACGGTCCGTTTCTCTTTTGTCGTTCTCCATCGGGATGCTGCCTTTACACCTTAAAGACAAGGTGACCAAGGAAAACGCAGTTCACCCTGTCCACCAGTTATTACACCGCAGGCCGAATGCGTGGCAAACGGCCTATGAGTTTCGAGCGGTTATGCAGCAACGTGCGCTAACCGAGGGCGATGCATTTGCGCTCAAAGTGCGCAGCGGTCGCCGTATTATCCAACTCGTTCCGCTTGTGAACTGCAAACCCACGCAAAACTCTGACTGGTCACTGTCTTACACCGTAACGCGCAAGGATGGCGGGAAGGTCACCTATTCACAGGATGACATTCTACACCTTCGATATGGGCTCTCTGATGACGGCTTCACTGGTCTATCACTGGTCAAGCAGGCGGCAGAGGCAATCGGGCTGGCGCTATCCGCTGAGCGGGCTGCCGCACGGATGTTCAGTAAAGGTATGATCGTTGACGGGGTATTGCGGCACCCGAACCAAATCTCGCCTGAGGTTTTTGAGCGCTTGAAGGCAAGCATGCAGGAAGCTGAAGGTGCCGAGAACGCTCACAAGTGGAAGATCCTGGAAGAAGGCATGGATATGACGCCGTTTCAGGCGCCAGGTCGTGACGCTCAAGGTTTAGAGCAGCGCCAGCACCAGATCGAAGAAATCGCGCGGGTTTTTGGTGTTCCGCGCCCTCTTCTGATGATGGACGAAACCTCATGGGGGTCTGGCATCGATGTTTTGGGTCAGTTCTTCGTCCGTTATTCGCTCAATCCGTGGTTCGAGGCTTGGCAGCAGGCAATTGAGCGCGATCTTCTGACCGAAGCAGAAGCTGATCGATACGAGGCGAAATTCAACGCTGGCGGTCTGCTGCGCGGATCAATGAAAGATCAGGCTGACTTCTTCGCTAAGGGTCTGGGGTCTGGCGGGCATCAGCCCTGGCTGCACCCTGACGAGCCGCGGGCATGGATGGACTTACCGCAACGACACGATTTGCCCGAGCCGATGGGCGCAAAGAAAGGGGCGAGCAATGAGCATTCGCAAACTTCCTGA
- a CDS encoding head maturation protease, ClpP-related, with protein sequence MSIRKLPDIQAGRLPSVCAFEPDADALERWNAGLSPQAASDNTITILDVIGEDFWTGGGVTSKRISAALRAIGSQDVVVEINSPGGDFFEGVAIYNALRAHPHKVTVRILGLAASAASVIAMAGDEIEIGKAGFLMVHNAWVVAMGNRHDLKEAAETMEPFDDAMATLYSDRAGVEKTKAAEWMDNETWFNGEQAVDAGLATGFLPADSVSEDKTKAEAAKGVNATRRIDARLAKTGMPRSERRALLADAKGGTHDAASTVTHDADELATLVSGLFKV encoded by the coding sequence ATGAGCATTCGCAAACTTCCTGACATCCAGGCCGGTCGTCTACCTAGCGTTTGCGCCTTCGAACCTGACGCAGATGCACTTGAACGCTGGAACGCTGGGCTTTCACCGCAAGCGGCATCGGACAACACAATCACAATCCTCGACGTGATTGGAGAGGATTTTTGGACCGGTGGCGGCGTCACCTCCAAGCGGATTTCGGCGGCCCTGCGGGCAATCGGATCACAAGACGTTGTTGTCGAGATCAACAGCCCAGGTGGCGACTTCTTCGAGGGTGTTGCGATCTACAACGCCCTGCGAGCGCACCCGCACAAGGTCACGGTGCGCATCCTCGGGTTGGCCGCGTCGGCGGCGTCAGTCATTGCCATGGCTGGAGATGAAATCGAGATCGGCAAAGCTGGGTTCCTCATGGTGCATAACGCCTGGGTCGTGGCGATGGGTAACCGTCACGATCTCAAGGAAGCGGCAGAAACCATGGAGCCTTTTGATGACGCTATGGCCACGCTCTATTCTGACCGGGCCGGGGTCGAAAAAACCAAAGCTGCGGAATGGATGGACAATGAAACGTGGTTCAACGGTGAGCAGGCGGTAGATGCTGGCCTCGCTACCGGGTTCCTGCCTGCGGATTCTGTGTCAGAAGACAAGACAAAGGCAGAGGCTGCGAAGGGCGTGAACGCAACGCGCCGCATTGACGCCCGCCTCGCCAAAACTGGAATGCCTCGCTCAGAACGCCGCGCGCTTCTAGCTGATGCAAAGGGGGGCACGCACGACGCTGCCTCGACCGTCACGCACGACGCTGACGAACTAGCGACCCTCGTTTCGGGTCTTTTCAAAGTCTAA